One stretch of Zingiber officinale cultivar Zhangliang chromosome 6B, Zo_v1.1, whole genome shotgun sequence DNA includes these proteins:
- the LOC121990245 gene encoding UPF0047 protein YjbQ-like yields the protein MAAKWAQKTVVVPAQRRGCHLITPKIVEEIQQDLSGFKCGLAHLFLQHTSASLTINENYDSDVQSDTETFLNRIVPEGRSAPWKHTLEGE from the exons ATGGCCGCCAAGTGGGCACAGAAGACCGTCGTCGTCCCTGCTCAGAGGCGCGGATGCCATCTCATCACCCCCAAG ATTGTTGAAGAGATACAACAAGATTTGTCGGGCTTCAAATGCGGCCTTGCTCATCTTTTCC TGCAGCATACAAGTGCTTCTCTCACCATAAATGAGAATTATGACTCTGATGTTCAGAGCGACACTGAAACATTTCTGAATCGGATTGTGCCAGAG GGTCGATCTGCACCGTGGAAGCACACATTGGAAGGTGAGTAA